A window of Rhododendron vialii isolate Sample 1 chromosome 11a, ASM3025357v1 contains these coding sequences:
- the LOC131306853 gene encoding uncharacterized protein LOC131306853 — MGCMLAQEGDDGVERDVYYLSKKMVGCEERYTPLEKTFWALVWASKKLRHYMLAYPVRLISRMDPLKYLFEKPALTGRMARWLLMLAKFELIYVTRKFVKGRAVAKFLADCLVKEGEDVEFQFLDEDVMPLAEDVWRLYFDGAANQKGFGIGVLLIEPNGSHIPLAFKLNFEATNNQAKYEACIVGMEVALEIGIEKLEVVGDSNLVVSQTNGDWKVKEEKLKPYHQDLEDLIPHFNKVTFTHVPTLKNRFADALAALASMVEIPLSVKLRPIVIEQRDTLVYQHVMTIDEPDDGHPWYYDI, encoded by the coding sequence ATGGGGTGTATGTTGGCACAAGAAGGAgacgatggggttgaaagggatGTCTACTATCTAAGCAAAAAAATGGTGGGATGCGAAGAGCGTTATACTCCGTTGGAGAAAACATTCTGGGCACTCGTCTGGGCTTCTAAAAAGTTGAGACATTATATGCTAGCCTACCCAGTAAGactgatttctcgaatggaccCTCTCAAGTACTTGTTTGAGAAACCTGCTCTCACCGGGAGGATGGCACGATGGTTACTAATGCTAGCAAAATTTGAATTAATATATGTTACCAGGAAATTTGTAAAGGGGAGAGCTGTTGCTAAATTCCTAGCCGACTGCCTAGTCAAGGAAGGTGAAGATGTTGAGTTTCAGTTTCTTGATGAAGACGTAATGCCTCTAGCTGAGGATGTTTGGAGGTTATACTTCGATGGTGCTGCGAATCAGAAGGGGTTTGGAATCGGTGTACTATTAATAGAACCCAATGGGTCTCACATCCCACTCGCCTTCAAGCTAAACTTTGAGGCTACCAATAATCAAGCAAAATATGAGGCTTGCATTGTGGGAATGGAAGTAGCACTTGAGATCGGCATAGAAAAATTGGAAGTGGTGGGAGATTCCAACTTGGTAGTGTCACAgaccaatggggactggaaagttAAGGAGGAAAAACTGAAGCCATACCATCAGGACCTCGAAGATCTCATCCCCCatttcaataaggtgactttcactcaTGTGCCGACACTCAAAAATCGATTCGCAGATGCCTTGGCGGCCTTAGCATCTATGGTCGAAATCCCTCTCAGTGTGAAGCTAAGGCCGATTGTGATCGAACAAAGAGATACGCTGGTATATCAACATGTCATGACTATTGACGAGCCCGATGATGGTCACCCCTGGTATTACGACATTTGA